One part of the Marichromatium purpuratum 984 genome encodes these proteins:
- a CDS encoding inositol monophosphatase family protein: MHPSLNIAIRAARSAGKILLRYLDHVDHLKAEAKGRNDFVSDVDRLAEATIIKELQARFPGHSILAEESGLHGKGDYQWIIDPLDGTTNYLHGFPQFSVSIALKHKGQLECGVVYDPLREEMFTAARGEGAQLNDRKIRVAKRPSLNGALIGTGFPFRDQRHIDAYMGMFKAMTLATAGLRRPGSAALDLAYVAAGRTDGFWELGLSEWDCAAGALLVQEAGGTVTDLGGGNRFLETGNLVAGNVKVHKAILETVAPFRSEQLQA; encoded by the coding sequence ATGCATCCAAGCCTCAACATCGCCATCCGTGCCGCGCGCAGCGCCGGCAAGATCCTCCTGCGTTATCTCGACCACGTCGACCACCTCAAGGCCGAGGCCAAGGGGCGCAACGATTTCGTCAGCGACGTCGACCGTCTCGCCGAGGCGACCATCATCAAGGAGCTGCAGGCGCGCTTCCCGGGTCACTCGATCCTCGCCGAGGAGAGCGGTCTCCACGGCAAGGGCGACTATCAGTGGATCATCGATCCGCTCGACGGCACCACCAACTATCTCCACGGCTTCCCGCAGTTCTCGGTGTCGATCGCACTCAAGCACAAGGGTCAGCTCGAGTGCGGCGTGGTCTACGATCCGCTGCGCGAGGAGATGTTCACCGCCGCACGCGGCGAGGGCGCCCAGCTCAACGATCGCAAGATTCGGGTCGCCAAGCGCCCCTCGCTCAACGGCGCGCTGATCGGCACCGGCTTCCCGTTCCGCGACCAGCGCCACATCGATGCCTACATGGGCATGTTCAAGGCCATGACCCTGGCCACCGCCGGGCTGCGTCGTCCGGGTTCGGCGGCGCTCGACCTCGCCTATGTCGCCGCCGGGCGCACCGACGGCTTCTGGGAACTCGGCCTGTCCGAGTGGGACTGCGCCGCCGGCGCCCTGCTGGTGCAGGAGGCGGGCGGTACGGTCACCGACCTCGGCGGTGGCAATCGCTTCCTCGAGACCGGCAACCTGGTCGCCGGCAACGTCAAGGTCCACAAGGCGATCCTCGAGACCGTCGCGCCCTTCCGCTCCGAGCAGCTCCAGGCCTGA
- a CDS encoding thiamine pyrophosphate-dependent enzyme, which produces MTESQSPTTSTLRARDYKSGVTPVWCPGCGHHGVLAALTRALAHLELPCERLALISGIGCSSRLPAYVAAYGFHGVHGRALALAGGLKAVRPELTVLVLGGDGDGFSIGGNHFLHACRRNQDLTYVVMDNEVYGMTKGQASPTTAPDWQQAKLTPHGTGVPRFLPTAIALAAGAGFIARGFSGDPAGLSRLLVEAIEYPGFALVHVLTPCPTFRPEHRDWKGRVHADDTGPSTDPVAAARRIQADDGKTLGLLFRRVLTPWRAEQAPACTLEEIESGLLA; this is translated from the coding sequence ATGACTGAGTCGCAATCACCGACCACCTCGACCCTGCGTGCCCGTGACTACAAGTCCGGGGTGACACCGGTGTGGTGTCCGGGCTGCGGACATCACGGCGTGCTCGCGGCGCTGACCCGGGCGCTGGCCCATCTCGAGCTGCCGTGCGAGCGTCTGGCGCTGATCTCCGGCATCGGTTGCTCCTCGCGGCTGCCGGCCTATGTCGCCGCCTACGGTTTTCACGGCGTGCACGGGCGCGCCCTGGCGCTCGCCGGCGGTCTCAAGGCGGTGCGCCCCGAACTCACCGTGCTGGTGCTCGGGGGTGACGGCGACGGCTTCTCGATCGGCGGTAATCACTTCCTGCACGCCTGTCGGCGCAACCAGGATCTCACCTATGTGGTAATGGACAACGAGGTCTACGGCATGACCAAGGGACAGGCCTCGCCGACCACCGCACCCGACTGGCAGCAGGCCAAGCTCACCCCGCACGGCACCGGGGTGCCGCGCTTCCTGCCTACCGCGATCGCCCTGGCCGCCGGCGCCGGATTCATCGCCCGGGGCTTCTCCGGCGATCCAGCAGGATTGAGCCGGTTGCTGGTCGAGGCGATCGAGTATCCCGGATTCGCCCTGGTGCACGTACTCACCCCCTGTCCCACCTTCAGGCCCGAGCACCGCGACTGGAAAGGCCGGGTGCATGCCGATGACACGGGGCCGAGCACCGATCCGGTGGCAGCTGCGCGCCGGATCCAGGCCGATGACGGCAAGACCCTGGGGCTGCTGTTTCGCCGCGTCCTCACGCCCTGGCGGGCCGAGCAGGCTCCCGCGTGCACGCTCGAGGAGATCGAGTCGGGGTTGCTGGCATGA
- a CDS encoding ferritin family protein, which yields MSAGPEPANSLAALLAHALELEHASHERYTELAAGMALHHNQPAAAAFRRLAEFAGREVARVEARTQGVGLPCLAPWEFDWSVGGTELVLGGDLEQVDYLMDVARVLELGIRDAARQRDFYAAQAARATTPAVRDLAAELTAASHARCERITQWRVACATGESVDDWDPPNLPE from the coding sequence ATGAGCGCGGGGCCGGAGCCGGCGAATTCACTCGCGGCGCTGCTCGCCCACGCGCTCGAACTCGAACACGCCAGCCACGAGCGCTATACCGAACTCGCCGCCGGGATGGCGCTGCATCACAACCAGCCGGCGGCTGCTGCGTTCCGCCGTCTGGCCGAGTTCGCCGGTCGAGAAGTGGCGCGGGTGGAGGCTCGTACGCAGGGCGTGGGGCTGCCGTGTCTCGCCCCTTGGGAATTCGACTGGAGTGTTGGTGGCACCGAGCTGGTGCTCGGTGGTGATCTCGAGCAGGTCGATTACCTGATGGATGTCGCTCGAGTGCTGGAGCTGGGGATCAGGGACGCGGCGCGGCAGCGTGACTTCTACGCCGCGCAAGCCGCGCGCGCTACGACGCCGGCGGTGCGTGATCTCGCCGCCGAATTGACCGCCGCGAGCCACGCGCGGTGCGAACGGATCACGCAATGGCGTGTAGCGTGCGCGACCGGTGAGTCGGTCGACGATTGGGATCCACCCAACCTGCCCGAGTAG
- a CDS encoding DUF5610 domain-containing protein, whose amino-acid sequence MISLHSSVSQLQSLTTLRSGSGASGSSATTPRGNAETGSQQQVLERLAAHIPGMDADAVGKLDAKDFTPEKVANRIADAVATGLESARARGRSEAEVEQLYQQAVEGARKGFEEAREILSNLDMLQGKVAEQLDETEQLTFAALDSLAPSNASKPTDFVAVVGANERFQYAESLSLEINTRDGDTVRIDFNHQFDHSQSAMVASDGETDQIKYFNISRTSSETNYGFSVKGDLDAEELDAIRNLVQDTSELANTFFQGDVQAAFAQAGSLSFDSSQLSHMDLNMRSSASYSVTQVQRYQETQQLGDMGRGQDISRKLDDMLSQMRETFSQPLLNNVIEDVPSAGADLMRGLVEQDSRFITAEPRQQDDYRAQMTQLLDTIAPGRARADD is encoded by the coding sequence CGAAACCGGCTCGCAGCAGCAGGTGCTCGAGCGACTCGCCGCGCACATCCCCGGCATGGACGCCGATGCCGTGGGCAAGCTCGACGCCAAGGACTTCACCCCGGAGAAGGTCGCCAACCGCATCGCCGACGCGGTGGCCACCGGGCTGGAGAGCGCCCGCGCCCGTGGCCGCTCCGAGGCCGAGGTCGAACAGCTCTATCAGCAGGCCGTCGAGGGCGCACGCAAGGGCTTCGAGGAGGCGCGCGAGATCCTCTCCAACCTCGACATGCTCCAGGGTAAGGTCGCCGAACAGCTCGACGAGACCGAGCAACTGACCTTCGCCGCGCTCGATAGCCTGGCTCCGAGCAACGCAAGCAAACCGACGGACTTCGTTGCGGTGGTTGGTGCAAACGAACGCTTCCAGTATGCGGAATCGCTCTCGCTCGAGATCAACACCCGCGACGGCGACACCGTGCGCATCGACTTCAATCATCAATTCGACCACAGCCAGTCTGCGATGGTCGCGAGCGACGGAGAAACCGATCAGATCAAATACTTCAATATCTCTCGCACCAGTAGCGAGACGAACTACGGTTTCAGCGTCAAGGGTGATCTCGACGCCGAGGAACTCGATGCCATCCGTAACCTGGTGCAGGACACCAGCGAGCTGGCCAACACCTTCTTCCAAGGCGACGTGCAAGCCGCCTTCGCCCAGGCCGGCAGTCTCTCGTTCGACTCCAGCCAGCTCTCGCACATGGACCTCAACATGCGCTCGAGCGCGAGCTACTCAGTCACACAGGTACAGCGTTACCAGGAGACCCAGCAGCTCGGTGACATGGGGCGCGGTCAAGACATCAGCCGCAAACTCGATGACATGCTGAGCCAGATGCGGGAGACCTTCTCGCAGCCGCTCCTCAACAACGTTATCGAGGACGTCCCCTCCGCTGGCGCCGATCTGATGCGGGGCTTGGTGGAGCAGGACAGTCGCTTCATCACCGCCGAACCACGACAGCAGGATGACTATCGCGCACAGATGACCCAGCTACTCGATACCATCGCACCGGGGCGCGCTCGCGCCGATGACTGA
- a CDS encoding RNA methyltransferase: MTQTSEENFGRIRAVLIETSHPGNIGAAARALKTMGLSRLELVAPRQRPDAETLARAAGADDLIERAGIHDDLDSALEGCRLVIGASARLRSIEWPVLDPAEAAGRLLAEADHGEVAMLFGRESSGLTNAELSRCHYLVHIPTNPEFSSLNLAAAVQVLAYELRRHALAGSLSEHVDERPDLADAADLEGLHGHLAATMRAVGFGDIEQSRTLQIRLRRLFNRARPDRTEINILRGILSAAQGRKRLGRDDPAPKEPATPTAKDSTCSDD; encoded by the coding sequence ATGACCCAAACCAGCGAAGAAAACTTCGGGCGCATCCGCGCCGTGCTGATCGAGACCAGCCACCCCGGCAACATCGGCGCCGCGGCGCGTGCGCTCAAGACCATGGGCCTGTCGCGTCTGGAGCTGGTCGCGCCGCGTCAGCGCCCGGACGCCGAGACCCTGGCCCGCGCCGCCGGCGCCGACGACCTGATCGAGCGCGCCGGCATCCACGACGACCTCGACAGCGCGCTCGAGGGCTGTCGTCTGGTGATCGGCGCCAGCGCCCGGCTGCGCAGCATCGAATGGCCGGTGCTCGACCCCGCCGAGGCCGCCGGCCGACTGCTCGCCGAGGCCGACCACGGCGAGGTGGCGATGCTGTTCGGGCGCGAGAGTTCGGGGCTGACCAACGCCGAGCTCTCGCGTTGCCACTATCTGGTGCACATCCCCACCAATCCCGAGTTCAGCTCGCTCAACCTCGCCGCCGCGGTCCAGGTGCTCGCCTACGAGCTGCGGCGCCACGCCCTCGCCGGCAGCCTCAGCGAGCACGTCGACGAGCGCCCCGACCTGGCCGACGCCGCCGACCTCGAGGGCCTCCACGGCCATCTCGCCGCGACCATGCGCGCGGTCGGCTTCGGCGACATCGAGCAGTCGCGCACCCTGCAGATCCGTCTACGCCGGCTGTTCAACCGCGCCCGCCCCGACCGCACCGAGATCAACATCCTGCGCGGCATCCTCAGCGCCGCCCAGGGGCGCAAGCGCCTCGGGCGCGACGACCCGGCGCCCAAGGAACCCGCCACCCCCACCGCCAAGGACTCCACATGTTCAGACGACTGA
- a CDS encoding 2-oxoacid:acceptor oxidoreductase family protein: protein MPCNRDPVAPEGMLAITGAGGHGALTTAQILLAALGRAGVHGLLTRAAGPQIRGGESAATIRFASRPVACMADRLDLLLGLDWANVERFVDELPIVADTLILQDAASAPPPPCLTECGARVRALPLAARAAEIPGGRANMVALGAIGGWLGLSHAVLSAASARVLASKDAATRAAAIACLEAGLGLVEQGGCAPVGGAAGLWNLSGNEAAGLGALRAGVRFVAAYPITPATELLEWLAPRLPQRGGQLLQAEDELAAVNMVIGAAFGGVAALTATSGPGLSLMVEGLGLAVASETPLVVVDVQRGGPSTGIPTKTEQSDLGLALYGLHGDAPHLVLAPLGIADCCFTLAWAVGLAEHLQTVAIVLSDQALGQSRAIVDPPPRAPLLPPRLVPDGPLDAPFLRYAPSVDGRSPMPAPGQSGCRYVAEGLEHDASGTPSSLAADHRLQLDKRARKLDGLDPGPDWAEIWGRGERCLVTWGSSAGAVFEAAARLTAAGRPTRAIALRLIAPLARAALREALDGAPCVLVVELNQDGQLFAHLHAQRVLPPQARALARPGPLAWRPGEIVAAVLDAEETDD from the coding sequence ATGCCGTGCAATCGCGACCCCGTCGCCCCCGAGGGCATGCTGGCGATCACCGGCGCAGGTGGTCACGGCGCCCTCACCACCGCCCAGATCCTGCTCGCCGCGCTCGGTCGCGCCGGTGTCCACGGGTTGCTGACGCGCGCCGCCGGTCCGCAGATCCGCGGCGGCGAGTCGGCCGCCACCATCCGTTTCGCCTCGCGCCCGGTCGCCTGCATGGCCGATCGGCTCGACCTGCTGCTCGGGCTCGACTGGGCCAATGTCGAGCGCTTCGTCGACGAACTGCCGATCGTTGCCGACACCCTCATCCTCCAGGACGCTGCCAGCGCGCCGCCACCGCCCTGTCTGACCGAGTGTGGCGCACGGGTGCGGGCGCTGCCGCTCGCCGCGCGCGCCGCCGAGATCCCCGGGGGACGCGCCAACATGGTCGCCCTGGGCGCGATCGGTGGCTGGCTGGGGTTGTCTCACGCGGTGCTGAGCGCGGCCAGCGCGCGGGTGCTGGCGAGCAAAGACGCCGCCACCCGCGCGGCGGCCATCGCCTGTCTGGAGGCCGGGCTGGGGCTGGTGGAGCAGGGTGGGTGTGCGCCCGTTGGCGGCGCTGCCGGGCTGTGGAACCTCAGCGGTAACGAGGCCGCCGGTCTCGGCGCGCTGCGCGCCGGGGTGCGCTTCGTCGCCGCCTACCCGATCACCCCCGCGACCGAGCTGCTCGAATGGCTGGCGCCGCGTCTGCCGCAGCGGGGCGGGCAATTGCTCCAGGCCGAGGACGAACTGGCGGCGGTGAACATGGTCATCGGCGCGGCCTTCGGCGGGGTGGCGGCGCTGACCGCCACCTCCGGCCCCGGGCTGAGCCTGATGGTCGAGGGGCTGGGGCTGGCGGTGGCCAGCGAGACCCCGCTGGTGGTGGTCGACGTGCAGCGCGGCGGTCCCTCGACCGGGATCCCCACCAAGACCGAGCAGTCCGACCTCGGCCTCGCGCTCTACGGGCTCCACGGCGACGCCCCGCACCTGGTGCTCGCGCCCCTCGGCATCGCCGATTGCTGCTTCACCCTGGCGTGGGCGGTGGGGCTGGCCGAGCACCTGCAGACGGTGGCCATCGTGCTCTCCGACCAGGCGCTCGGCCAGTCGCGCGCCATCGTCGATCCGCCGCCACGGGCCCCGCTGCTGCCGCCCCGACTGGTGCCCGACGGGCCCCTCGATGCGCCCTTCCTGCGTTATGCGCCGAGCGTCGACGGACGCTCGCCGATGCCCGCGCCCGGCCAGTCGGGGTGTCGCTATGTCGCCGAGGGACTGGAGCACGACGCCTCGGGGACGCCGTCGAGCCTGGCCGCCGATCATCGCCTGCAGCTCGACAAGCGCGCGCGCAAGCTCGACGGTCTCGATCCGGGGCCCGACTGGGCCGAGATCTGGGGCCGGGGTGAGCGCTGTCTCGTCACCTGGGGCAGCAGCGCCGGGGCGGTGTTCGAGGCCGCCGCACGGCTCACCGCGGCGGGGCGTCCGACCCGGGCGATCGCGCTGCGGCTGATCGCCCCGCTGGCGCGCGCGGCGCTGCGCGAGGCGCTCGATGGCGCGCCGTGCGTACTGGTGGTCGAACTCAATCAGGACGGCCAGCTGTTCGCCCATCTCCATGCCCAGCGGGTGTTGCCACCACAGGCGCGCGCGCTGGCCCGGCCCGGTCCCCTGGCGTGGCGACCGGGCGAGATCGTCGCCGCGGTGCTGGATGCGGAGGAGACCGATGACTGA